From Apium graveolens cultivar Ventura chromosome 9, ASM990537v1, whole genome shotgun sequence, the proteins below share one genomic window:
- the LOC141685380 gene encoding uncharacterized protein LOC141685380, with the protein MDVNNFLDYPGENESCSEVQSIEEIANTILENSVEDDLENDTTPLEPVTRKEALKASKMLNNFLMQHESTTPELLDAIRKIRDELHVDLNYMKKQITIEPYFTKM; encoded by the coding sequence ATGGATGTTAATAACTTCTTAGATTATCCGggtgaaaatgaatcatgttccGAGGTCCAGAGTATAGAAGAGATTGCAAACACCATCCTTGAAAATAGTGTTGAAGATGATCTTGAAAACGATACAACACCGTTGGAGCCGGTTACACGTAAAGAAGCACTCAAGGCATCAAAAATGCTTAATAACTTTTTGATGCAACATGAAAGCACCACACCCGAGCTTTTGGATGCAATAAGGAAGATTAGGGATGAGCTtcatgttgatttaaattatatgaaaaagcAAATTACAATTGAACCATATTTtacaaagatgtaa